The following are encoded together in the Pedobacter sp. D749 genome:
- a CDS encoding DUF4998 domain-containing protein, producing MKYIYKLPAVALLLTIIVVSCSKDDLAFKEFLKDGETVYPGKVSKIVAKAGNLRTGLWFNPSPDPSVTKYVIKWNNNADSIAVNSSSHNPLDTIKVIIPNLSEYTYTFTVFSYDAQGRKSIPIEAPNVRVYGPLYQGALLNRPFNATEPYVVNSNGSLQLNFNTPDTINVGTTIRYTNASNVQVDKVLPASDMSITLNDYKSGTDVLYKSSYIPSKGSLDVFNVSEFSTFPKIFTLVQCDKSLFKEVRLPNDVDTYESGTSISKLWDGSNGPQSYPNIFHSDGSYIAHVLTFDLGKTYNNLAQIEEVGRDCCNNPDRFEVWGINDLTNATTTLRADNSGWKTEAIAKGWVLLKEVTRTDDGKNAMKFDLIANPLPVRYIRIRVLHTVTGSGYSNMSELTFWNKQ from the coding sequence ATGAAATATATATATAAATTACCAGCAGTTGCACTGTTACTTACGATAATAGTAGTCAGCTGTTCTAAGGATGATCTGGCATTTAAAGAATTCCTTAAAGATGGAGAAACAGTTTACCCGGGCAAGGTTTCGAAAATTGTTGCTAAAGCCGGTAATTTGCGCACAGGTTTGTGGTTTAATCCAAGTCCTGACCCAAGTGTTACCAAGTATGTAATAAAATGGAATAATAATGCTGATTCGATAGCTGTTAATTCCTCCTCGCATAACCCACTGGATACTATAAAAGTGATTATCCCCAATTTAAGCGAGTATACGTACACATTTACCGTGTTTTCTTATGATGCTCAGGGACGTAAATCCATTCCTATTGAAGCCCCGAATGTTAGGGTATACGGTCCACTGTATCAGGGTGCACTTTTAAATCGTCCATTTAACGCCACTGAGCCCTATGTAGTTAACTCTAATGGATCACTTCAATTAAATTTCAATACCCCCGACACCATAAATGTGGGTACTACCATCAGGTATACCAATGCCAGTAATGTTCAGGTCGATAAGGTTCTGCCTGCAAGTGACATGTCCATCACATTGAATGATTATAAATCAGGAACAGATGTACTATATAAGTCTTCTTATATCCCATCCAAAGGATCACTTGATGTTTTCAATGTGAGCGAATTTTCAACTTTCCCGAAAATTTTTACACTGGTACAGTGCGATAAATCTCTTTTTAAAGAGGTTCGCCTACCTAACGATGTGGATACTTATGAGTCAGGAACAAGCATCAGCAAATTGTGGGATGGAAGTAATGGTCCACAAAGTTATCCAAATATTTTTCATAGCGACGGCAGTTATATCGCACATGTACTCACATTTGATCTCGGTAAAACATACAACAATTTAGCGCAGATTGAAGAAGTTGGCCGTGATTGCTGTAATAATCCGGATCGTTTCGAGGTTTGGGGAATTAATGATTTAACCAATGCAACCACTACATTAAGAGCTGATAACTCTGGCTGGAAAACGGAAGCGATTGCTAAAGGTTGGGTGTTGTTGAAAGAGGTTACCCGTACGGATGATGGTAAAAATGCCATGAAATTCGATTTAATTGCTAATCCACTGCCTGTTCGCTATATACGCATCCGTGTACTTCATACCGTTACAGGCTCTGGCTACAGTAACATGAGCGAACTTACTTTTTGGAACAAGCAATAA
- a CDS encoding enolase C-terminal domain-like protein: MIKSIEIRDARYSLGKGVGSDAIHRDPIYSYAVVNLEDDSGLIGSGFAFTLGEGNDLVCKAAHFYANQLKGSDIEEVMANFGVTYKSFANEQQFRWLGPQKGIVHLALAAVTNACWDLWAKKRGVPLWKLMIDLSAEELVNTIDLSYLEDELTREQAIDLILTNKRNQSSRTSILDVGYPGYDTSIGWFNYPDHQVRDNVKRAVESGFTAIKLKVGSKNPETDIRRSNMVREVAGDGVKIMLDANQQWNLPEAITICRELSKINPYWIEEPTHPDDILAHKVLCESIAPIKLALGEHVPNAIIFKNYLQVKCAGFMQVDAVRVGGVSEFLAVSLLCRKFNVPVVPHVGDMGQLHQHLVLFNHITLGHEALFLEHIPHLKQNFVNPVQLQNGYYLTPQDIGSSCDLKM; this comes from the coding sequence ATGATTAAAAGTATTGAGATAAGAGATGCGAGGTACAGTTTGGGGAAAGGTGTGGGAAGCGATGCCATACATCGGGACCCCATCTATTCTTATGCGGTTGTAAACTTAGAAGATGATAGTGGTTTGATAGGGAGTGGTTTTGCTTTTACTTTGGGTGAGGGTAATGATCTCGTTTGTAAGGCGGCGCACTTTTATGCAAACCAGCTGAAGGGAAGCGATATTGAGGAGGTAATGGCGAACTTTGGTGTTACTTACAAAAGTTTTGCTAACGAGCAGCAATTTAGGTGGTTGGGCCCGCAAAAAGGTATTGTTCATTTGGCACTTGCTGCAGTTACCAATGCCTGCTGGGATTTATGGGCAAAGAAAAGAGGTGTTCCACTTTGGAAACTGATGATCGATCTCTCCGCTGAAGAATTAGTAAATACTATTGATCTTTCTTATCTTGAAGATGAATTGACCCGGGAACAGGCAATTGACCTGATTCTCACAAATAAGCGTAATCAGTCATCACGCACTTCAATTCTCGATGTGGGCTATCCAGGTTATGATACGTCTATCGGTTGGTTTAATTACCCTGATCACCAGGTAAGAGATAATGTAAAACGTGCCGTAGAAAGTGGTTTTACTGCAATAAAGCTAAAAGTTGGATCGAAAAATCCGGAAACTGATATCCGTCGATCCAACATGGTGCGTGAAGTTGCCGGTGATGGTGTTAAAATTATGCTTGATGCCAACCAGCAGTGGAATTTGCCTGAGGCCATAACTATTTGTAGGGAACTAAGTAAAATAAATCCCTATTGGATTGAGGAACCTACGCATCCTGATGATATTTTAGCTCATAAAGTGCTGTGCGAAAGTATTGCTCCAATCAAGCTTGCTTTAGGAGAACATGTTCCCAATGCCATTATCTTTAAAAACTACCTTCAGGTGAAATGTGCCGGGTTTATGCAGGTAGACGCGGTGAGAGTTGGGGGTGTGAGCGAATTTTTGGCAGTAAGTCTGCTATGCCGTAAATTCAACGTGCCGGTAGTACCGCATGTGGGTGATATGGGGCAATTGCATCAGCATTTGGTATTATTCAATCACATAACGTTAGGACACGAAGCATTATTTTTAGAACATATTCCTCATTTGAAGCAAAATTTTGTAAATCCCGTACAACTACAAAACGGCTATTATTTAACGCCGCAAGATATAGGAAGCAGTTGCGATCTTAAAATGTAA
- a CDS encoding DUF5000 domain-containing lipoprotein yields MKNINKWILLLLFVCIALYSCKKEESYNEPASTDMTKPDVVGNVKVQNFNGGANITYSLPNSKNILYVLARYKINGVTTRETKSSYYSDTIMVEGFAKKQAYDVTLFTVSRANVKSDPLVVKVNPDTPPYLLVKPTINAQADFGGIKITGTNPSSSNLGIILLGFEGNVSDVIDQNFSKLATIDYSVRGYQPVEKKIGYYVIDNFGNISDTTYKSITPLFETILDRSKFSTYRLPSDGVIAYGWDLPYLWDGRTDGSSNGWHTAPGGAMPAIATFGLGVSAKLSRFILWERPDGGDKFAYGHGNPKVFSLWGSNVSSPRDANLPMSAPEGTVIGDWTNLGNYNYPPPPSGATPVAHTTADNDFVKAGVSFNVPLISPKVRFVRLSVSTTWSNGTFAHAMEMAFYGDAR; encoded by the coding sequence ATGAAAAATATAAATAAATGGATATTGCTACTGCTCTTTGTGTGTATAGCTTTATATTCCTGCAAAAAAGAAGAATCTTATAATGAGCCGGCTTCTACCGACATGACCAAGCCAGATGTGGTGGGTAATGTTAAAGTTCAGAATTTTAACGGAGGAGCCAATATTACGTATTCGCTTCCTAATTCTAAAAATATACTGTATGTTCTGGCCCGGTATAAAATAAATGGGGTTACCACTCGTGAAACTAAGTCAAGCTATTACTCAGATACCATTATGGTAGAGGGGTTTGCAAAAAAGCAAGCTTACGACGTTACGCTTTTTACAGTAAGCAGGGCGAATGTAAAGTCAGACCCCCTTGTGGTAAAAGTTAATCCCGATACGCCACCTTATTTGTTGGTTAAACCAACCATAAACGCACAGGCAGATTTCGGGGGAATAAAAATTACAGGTACGAATCCGAGTAGTTCGAATTTAGGGATAATACTTTTGGGCTTTGAAGGGAATGTATCTGATGTAATCGACCAGAATTTCTCCAAATTGGCCACTATTGACTATTCTGTTAGAGGGTACCAGCCTGTAGAAAAAAAGATAGGTTATTATGTAATCGACAATTTTGGCAATATTTCCGATACCACATATAAGAGCATCACACCGCTTTTCGAGACGATTTTAGACAGATCTAAGTTTAGCACTTATCGTTTACCGTCTGACGGCGTCATTGCTTACGGATGGGATTTGCCTTATTTGTGGGATGGACGAACTGATGGAAGTTCAAACGGATGGCATACGGCTCCAGGTGGTGCCATGCCTGCAATTGCCACTTTCGGTCTAGGTGTAAGTGCAAAACTAAGCCGTTTCATCCTTTGGGAACGGCCTGATGGTGGAGATAAATTCGCGTATGGGCATGGAAATCCCAAGGTGTTTTCACTTTGGGGCTCAAACGTAAGCTCCCCCCGTGATGCGAACCTGCCAATGAGTGCTCCCGAAGGTACAGTAATTGGAGATTGGACCAATTTGGGCAATTACAATTATCCTCCACCGCCTTCGGGTGCTACGCCTGTTGCGCATACTACCGCCGATAATGATTTTGTAAAAGCCGGCGTAAGTTTTAATGTTCCTTTGATAAGTCCCAAAGTACGTTTTGTTCGACTAAGTGTGTCCACAACATGGTCTAACGGCACCTTTGCCCATGCGATGGAAATGGCATTTTATGGAGATGCCAGATAA